A genomic stretch from Hemibagrus wyckioides isolate EC202008001 linkage group LG18, SWU_Hwy_1.0, whole genome shotgun sequence includes:
- the zgc:110222 gene encoding protein EOLA1, with protein MSLEVACLSFRQPYAGLVLNGVKSVETRWRPLLAEMRNCTMAVHIAQKDWEGDEWRNILRENFAMKQPEVDELLGSGERFGRGVVAGLVDVGETWLCSEDVSPEEMRELEKAACLTGLAQKYLTRLSRPRWLTEPLYSRGHKDMWMVRIPEHLLPPDPVVEFL; from the exons atgtCTCTGGAGGTTGCTTGCTTGTCTTTTAGACAGCCATACGCAGGACTCGTGCTGAACGGGGTGAAATCTGTGGAGACGCGATGGCGCCCTCTGCTGGCCGAGATGCGCAACTGCACTATGGCCGTCCACATTGCACAGAAGGACTGGGAAGGAGACGAATGGAGAAATATCCTCAGGGAGAATTTTGCAATGAAACAGCCTGAAGTGGACGAGCTTCTGGGATCCGGGGAAAGATTTGGCCGTGGTGTTGTGGCAG GTCTTGTGGATGTTGGGGAAACATGGTTATGTTCTGAAGATGTCTCTCCAGAGGAAATGAGAGAGCTGGAAAAAGCAGCTTGCCTGACTGGACTTGCCCAAAAATACCTCACGAGACTGTCCAGGCCACGCTGGCTCACAGAGCCGCTGTATTCAAGAGGCCATAAAGACATGTGGATGGTAAGGATCCCAGAACATCTGCTACCTCCGGATCCTGTGGTTGAGTTCTTATAG